A stretch of the Amia ocellicauda isolate fAmiCal2 chromosome 10, fAmiCal2.hap1, whole genome shotgun sequence genome encodes the following:
- the LOC136759570 gene encoding armadillo-like helical domain-containing protein 2 has product MSADFTYKNLSPREQESEPVKKDILIHKIILAGKNIRNTSLSLDKRIQAASDIGVLAYTGGRVAAMYAGEYMPYLAAFLTRPDLSTSATITILKTLSGISYTHHKNQQKAMDLNLCDMLLGFLHQEEDPLLTDSPKSILVKFWTCYLLSVLCWNNIPQIRLLSNSQSLRRDLEILRKKRWDDWPNNYAQELVDLLGFSPSHPQIFRLL; this is encoded by the exons ATGTCTGCAGACTTCACCTACAAGAACCTAAGCCCAAG AGAACAGGAGTCAGAGCCAGTGAAAAAAGACATTCTCATTCACAAAATCATACTGGCTGGCAAAAACATTCGCAACACCAGCCTCTCCCTGGATAAGAGGATACAAGCAGCCTCTGATATTGGAGTCCTGGCTTACACAG GAGGCCGGGTGGCTGCGATGTATGCAGGGGAGTACATGCCCTACCTTGCAGCATTCCTGACAAGGCCTGACCTCTCTACCTCAGCCACCATAACAATCCTGAAGACCCTCAGTGGCATCAGCTACACCCACCATAAAAACCAGCAAAAGGCAATGGACCTGAATCTCTGTGACATGCTTTTAGGCTTCCTACACCAAGAGGAAGACCCTCTTCTGACAGACAGCCCGAAGTCCATTCTAGTGAAGTTCTGGACCTGCTACCTACTGAGTGTGCTTTGCTGGAATAACATCCCCCAGATCAGATTGCTGAGCAACTCACAGAGCCTGAGGAGGGACCTGGAAATTCTGAGGAAGAAAAGATGGGATGACTGGCCTAACAACTATGCCCAGGAACTTGTGGATCTCTTGGGTTTTTCCCCAAGTCACCCACAAATCTTCAGACTACTGTGA
- the gmnn gene encoding geminin: MNFIPKARQDGVKPSANIKSFLTGGVQEGSGRRTLQVLQPSAMNGNLVGRVKEPVKSFTKRKLWSAEPKGSKRVKAEVAVYTEANENENLSEGMTKEAYELMVKETPPSSYWKEVAEERRKALYNVLQENEKLHKEIESRDEQISQLRHDNEELQELAQHVQYMADMIERLTGKSPDSLEALRDLDLEEEDEPEEEDESEEDLSSDEELLEDDCEDAAGTVSESN, encoded by the exons ATGAATTTCATTCCAAAAGCCAGACAGGATGGGGTTAAGCCTTCTGCAAACATAAAG aGCTTTTTAACGGGGGGTGTTCAAGAAGGATCTGGAAGAAGAACTTTACAAGTCCTTCAGCCATCTGCAATGAATGGGAACCTGGTTGGAAGAGTAAAAGAG CCAGTGAAGTCCTTCACAAAAAGAAAGTTGTGGAGTGCTGAGCCAAAGGGCTCAAAACGAGTCAAAGCTGAAGTTGCAGTGTACACCGAGgccaatgaaaatgaaaatctgtCTGAAGGAATGACAAAGGAGGCATATGAGCTTATGGTCAAAG aaacCCCACCATCCAGCTACTGGAAAGAGGTAGCAGAAGAAAGGCGGAAGGCACTGTATAATGTTCTTCAGGAAAATGAAAAG TTGCACAAGGAAATTGAATCCAGAGATGAGCAGATCTCTCAGCTGAGGCACGATaatgaagaactgcaggagcTCGCACAGCATGTTCAGTACATGGCAGATATGATTGAG AGGTTAACGGGGAAGAGTCCAGACAGTCTTGAAGCGCTGAGAGACCTGGATTTGGAAGAGGAGGATGAGCCAGAAGAGGAGGATGAATCGGAAGAGGACCTCAGCAGTGACGAAGAACTGCTGGAGGATGATTGTGAGGATGCTGCTGGAACAGTGTCGGAATCGAACTGA